In Calditrichota bacterium, one genomic interval encodes:
- a CDS encoding TrpB-like pyridoxal phosphate-dependent enzyme, with product MDRVKYQLDEKEVPRQWYNIQADLPEPLPPVLHPATGKPVGPDDLAPLFPMALIMQEVSRERWIDIPDEVREVYALWRPTPLYRARRLEKALDTPARIFYKYEGVSPAGSHKPNTAVAQAYYNAKEGIKRITTETGAGQWGSALALGGMLFGVEVKIYMVAISYRQKPYRRILMETWGATCIPSPSNETKAGRAVLARDPDSPGSLGIAISEAVEEAVTRDDTHYSLGSVLNHVLLHQTVIGLEAKRQMELAGYYPDVIVGCIGGGSNAAGLYLPFLKDKIDGTQPHLRVINVEPASCPTVTKGLYAYDFGDSAGLTPLLKMYTLGHDFVPPPVHAGGLRYHGMAPIICHLHRLGLVEARAVNQVETFQAGVTFARHEGIIPAPESNHAIRVVIDEALRCKEEGKARTILFNLSGHGHFDMAAYESFLSGKLQDFEYPEEKVAEALKRLPVVS from the coding sequence ATGGACAGAGTCAAGTACCAGCTGGATGAGAAGGAGGTGCCGCGGCAATGGTACAACATCCAGGCGGATCTCCCAGAGCCGCTGCCGCCGGTGCTTCATCCGGCCACGGGCAAGCCAGTAGGTCCGGATGACCTGGCACCGCTCTTCCCGATGGCGCTCATCATGCAGGAGGTGAGCAGGGAGCGCTGGATCGACATTCCCGATGAAGTGCGGGAGGTATACGCACTCTGGCGCCCTACGCCGCTGTACAGGGCCAGACGACTGGAGAAGGCGCTGGATACACCGGCGCGCATCTTCTACAAGTACGAGGGGGTCAGCCCGGCGGGCAGCCACAAGCCCAACACCGCAGTCGCACAGGCCTACTACAATGCCAAGGAAGGCATCAAGCGGATCACCACCGAGACGGGGGCTGGACAGTGGGGGAGCGCGTTGGCGCTGGGTGGCATGTTGTTCGGAGTGGAGGTGAAAATCTACATGGTGGCGATTAGCTATCGTCAGAAGCCCTATCGCCGCATCCTCATGGAGACATGGGGCGCCACCTGCATCCCCAGTCCCAGCAATGAGACCAAGGCCGGCCGAGCGGTGTTGGCCCGTGATCCGGACAGCCCTGGCAGTCTCGGCATCGCCATCAGCGAGGCGGTGGAGGAGGCTGTGACCCGCGACGACACCCACTATTCCTTGGGCAGCGTGCTCAACCACGTGTTGCTGCACCAGACCGTCATCGGCTTGGAAGCAAAACGGCAGATGGAGCTGGCTGGCTATTATCCCGACGTCATCGTCGGCTGCATCGGCGGGGGCTCCAACGCTGCTGGGCTGTACCTGCCTTTCTTGAAGGACAAAATCGACGGGACGCAGCCCCACCTCCGCGTCATCAACGTGGAGCCGGCCAGTTGCCCGACGGTCACGAAGGGGCTGTACGCTTACGACTTTGGCGACAGTGCGGGGCTGACTCCCCTGTTGAAGATGTACACCTTGGGTCACGACTTTGTACCACCGCCGGTGCACGCGGGCGGTCTGCGCTACCACGGCATGGCGCCGATTATCTGCCACCTGCATCGTTTAGGGCTCGTAGAGGCGCGGGCGGTCAATCAGGTGGAGACCTTCCAGGCAGGAGTGACCTTTGCCCGCCATGAGGGTATCATTCCGGCCCCGGAGAGCAACCACGCCATCCGGGTGGTTATCGACGAGGCACTCCGGTGCAAGGAGGAAGGGAAGGCGCGCACCATCCTTTTCAACCTCAGCGGCCATGGCCACTTTGACATGGCGGCC